The genomic segment TAGTGGGCGCCGCCGTAGAATGCAATAAGGCTTGAGCGGGCCCACACGCTCGTATAGAGTGCCTGGCGCCTTGCCCAGAGGAGGTCGCCCCATGAACCGGATCGAGGTGGGCATCATCGGCACCGGCTGGATCGGCGAGATCCGGGCTCACACCTGCGCCCGTCACCCGCTGGTCGCCGGGCTCCACCTGGCGGAGATCGACGAGGCCAGACTGCGGCGGGTGGCGAGCGAGACGGGCGCCCGCACCGCCACCACGGACTACCGCGAGCTGCTCAAGCGCGAGGAGATCGACGCCATCATCGTCTCCACCACGCCGGAGACCACCCACTACCCGTTCACCCGCGATTGTCTGCTCGCGCGCAAGCACACCTTCCTGGAGAAGCCCATGGGGCTGGAGCTCAAGGAGGCCGACGAGCTCATGAGCCTGGCCCGGGAGCACGATCTCAAGCTCACCATCGGCTACACCCAGCGCTTCAACCCCAAGTACGCGTACGTCAAGAAGTGCCTGGACGACGGCACGCTGGGCCGGCCCGTCACCGCGCTGGTGAGCCGCAACGTCTCTCGCTCCATCGGCAACAAGATCGGCGGGCGCATCCGGCTGTCGCCCGCCGTGATGGAAGCCACCCACGACATCGACTTCATCCTCTGGTGTCTGCAGGGCGCGCGCCCGGTGCGGGTCTTC from the Candidatus Methylomirabilota bacterium genome contains:
- a CDS encoding Gfo/Idh/MocA family oxidoreductase, which codes for MNRIEVGIIGTGWIGEIRAHTCARHPLVAGLHLAEIDEARLRRVASETGARTATTDYRELLKREEIDAIIVSTTPETTHYPFTRDCLLARKHTFLEKPMGLELKEADELMSLAREHDLKLTIGYTQRFNPKYAYVKKCLDDGTLGRPVTALVSRNVSRSIGNKIGGRIRLSPAVMEATHDIDFILWCLQGARPVRVFSQTVYRIMERAHGVPDCQWIVVTMDDGTVFTIGAGWALPPGYPHFSSATIEFVATEGALLIDDSHRDIVLNTMKKGMVLPLSTMPGEQVGHVYQGPMEAETIHFIEAVTLNRPLLVTPEQARQVMEVTLAADLSAERHAPVSLPLDK